A stretch of Desulfobacter hydrogenophilus DNA encodes these proteins:
- a CDS encoding peroxiredoxin, whose amino-acid sequence MEQQNTNPPLLGDEFPEMNVATTHGPMSLPNDMKGKWFVLFSHPADFTPVCTTEFADFQSRVAQFEKMGVKLIGMSVDQIFSHIKWVEWIKENLDIEITFPVIAANDSVANKLGMLHPGKGSNTVRAVFVVDPESKVRLLLYYPQEIGRNMDEIVRATKALITSDQNGVAMPANWPENELLKDRVIIPPPQSQQDAAQRMSQYEGYDWWFCHKAL is encoded by the coding sequence ATGGAACAACAAAACACAAACCCGCCCCTTCTTGGTGATGAATTTCCGGAAATGAATGTGGCCACCACCCATGGTCCCATGAGTCTACCCAATGATATGAAAGGGAAATGGTTTGTTCTTTTCAGCCATCCGGCTGATTTCACCCCGGTTTGCACCACTGAATTTGCAGATTTTCAGAGCCGTGTTGCCCAGTTTGAAAAAATGGGGGTAAAGCTGATCGGCATGTCTGTGGACCAAATATTCAGCCATATTAAATGGGTTGAATGGATCAAGGAAAACCTTGATATCGAAATTACATTTCCCGTGATTGCGGCCAACGACTCAGTGGCAAACAAGTTGGGCATGCTGCATCCAGGTAAGGGCTCCAATACGGTGAGGGCGGTGTTTGTGGTTGATCCTGAAAGCAAAGTGCGCTTGCTCCTGTATTATCCCCAGGAAATCGGACGGAATATGGATGAAATTGTCCGGGCCACAAAGGCGTTGATTACTTCGGATCAAAACGGGGTGGCCATGCCTGCCAACTGGCCGGAGAATGAACTTCTCAAAGACCGGGTCATTATTCCGCCGCCACAGTCACAACAGGATGCGGCGCAACGGATGAGTCAATACGAAGGATACGACTGGTGGTTCTGTCACAAAGCGCTCTAA
- a CDS encoding MBL fold metallo-hydrolase has product MYFNQISVKGLGCQSYCIGCPAAQQMMVVDPKRDIQDYLDIAYQEGMRITHIVNTHLHADHISGDQELSAATGADIYINDSVEISYAHKGIEPGDVFTLGAAKVEVLHTPGHTPNSISLVVTDTGRSDKPEMILTGDLLFVGDIGRPDLPGAEILDEQVENLYNSLYKTLAAYPDYLEVYPAHGEGSLCGRGMSSKKSSTLGYERSANPMLQFDSFEAFKENIMSAFPARPKSFSYIISTNRKGADLLDACTLDKRLTPDQFQELMEEETTLVMDTRDSAAYGGFHIPGSINIGFEKQLANWVGMVIDPGTELLLVVENRDAYDRMLTELHRIGYDTVLGYLSGGINEWLMSGRPVDQLAQISPLQLHKKNGPDGPLILDVRTMAEWNNGHIEHAIHFPLTDILDHKMPKADKDREIVLQCGSGYRANIAASFLKDQGFTNIKSQAGGIFAWHNANLPLV; this is encoded by the coding sequence ATGTATTTTAACCAAATTTCAGTAAAAGGTCTTGGGTGCCAGTCCTATTGCATTGGCTGCCCTGCCGCACAACAAATGATGGTCGTGGATCCCAAAAGGGACATTCAGGACTATCTGGACATTGCTTACCAGGAAGGTATGCGCATCACCCATATTGTCAATACACACCTTCATGCAGACCATATTTCAGGCGACCAGGAGTTAAGCGCAGCTACCGGCGCGGATATTTATATTAATGACAGTGTAGAAATCAGTTATGCCCATAAGGGTATTGAACCAGGCGATGTTTTCACCCTTGGGGCGGCAAAGGTGGAAGTGCTGCACACACCGGGTCATACGCCCAATTCCATTTCCCTAGTCGTCACGGACACAGGACGTTCCGATAAACCGGAAATGATTCTGACCGGAGATCTGCTGTTTGTGGGGGATATTGGACGGCCCGACCTTCCTGGTGCCGAAATCCTGGATGAACAGGTTGAGAACCTTTACAACAGCCTGTACAAAACCCTTGCAGCCTATCCCGACTACCTTGAAGTCTATCCCGCCCATGGAGAAGGGTCTCTTTGCGGCAGGGGCATGAGCTCAAAAAAGAGTTCCACGCTGGGATATGAACGCAGCGCAAACCCCATGCTGCAGTTTGATTCCTTTGAGGCTTTTAAAGAAAACATTATGTCTGCCTTCCCGGCCCGGCCCAAAAGCTTTTCATATATCATTTCCACCAATAGAAAAGGCGCAGACCTACTGGATGCATGCACCCTGGACAAACGACTGACACCCGACCAGTTCCAGGAATTGATGGAAGAGGAAACCACATTGGTCATGGACACCCGGGACAGTGCTGCATATGGTGGATTCCACATTCCCGGCAGCATCAACATCGGGTTTGAAAAGCAATTGGCTAACTGGGTGGGGATGGTGATTGATCCGGGCACTGAACTGCTATTGGTGGTGGAAAACCGGGATGCGTACGACCGGATGCTCACCGAACTTCACCGTATAGGCTATGATACAGTCCTAGGATATCTTTCAGGCGGTATAAATGAATGGCTCATGAGTGGCAGACCTGTGGATCAGCTGGCCCAGATTTCTCCCTTGCAGCTTCACAAAAAAAATGGTCCGGATGGCCCCTTAATTCTGGATGTCCGTACCATGGCAGAGTGGAATAACGGTCATATTGAACACGCCATTCACTTTCCTTTGACCGATATTTTAGATCATAAAATGCCCAAAGCAGATAAAGACCGGGAGATAGTTTTGCAATGCGGCAGCGGATACCGGGCCAATATTGCAGCCAGTTTTCTTAAAGACCAGGGATTTACCAATATAAAATCACAGGCAGGCGGCATATTTGCCTGGCACAACGCGAATCTGCCCTTAGTGTAA
- a CDS encoding chemotaxis protein CheX has product MDVALVNPFIEGTLHILDTTALVKVKPEPPFLKRDTVHHGDISGLLTVEGDLEATVAISFTKKSILGIVSAMFGEEMTEINEEITDAVGEISNMVAGHVTTKIGELGKKVKVKFVRVVTGQTEEILHTEAGSHVVGIPFRTTKGKVLLEICYSDQSS; this is encoded by the coding sequence ATGGATGTAGCGCTTGTCAATCCTTTCATTGAAGGAACTTTACACATTCTTGACACCACTGCTCTAGTAAAAGTAAAGCCAGAGCCGCCTTTTTTAAAGAGAGATACCGTTCATCATGGCGATATTTCAGGGCTTTTGACGGTTGAGGGAGATTTGGAAGCAACCGTTGCGATTTCTTTTACCAAAAAAAGTATATTAGGCATTGTATCGGCTATGTTTGGCGAGGAAATGACCGAAATTAATGAAGAAATTACCGATGCAGTTGGTGAGATCAGCAACATGGTTGCCGGACATGTGACAACAAAAATTGGGGAATTGGGAAAAAAAGTAAAAGTTAAATTCGTAAGGGTTGTGACCGGTCAAACCGAGGAAATTTTACATACCGAGGCCGGTAGTCATGTCGTAGGTATCCCCTTTCGTACAACCAAGGGTAAGGTGTTGCTTGAAATTTGTTATTCGGATCAAAGTTCATGA
- a CDS encoding HU family DNA-binding protein, which yields MNKGDLINKVSEVLSSKKDAQAAVDCMIETITDALASNDSVTLVGFGTFKTAERKERKGRNPQTGKEINIPARNVPKFVPGKALKDAVK from the coding sequence ATGAACAAAGGCGATTTAATTAACAAGGTTTCAGAAGTTCTCAGCAGTAAAAAAGACGCTCAGGCAGCTGTTGACTGCATGATTGAAACAATCACTGATGCGCTGGCTTCTAATGACTCTGTTACCTTGGTGGGTTTTGGCACATTCAAAACCGCTGAGAGAAAAGAGAGGAAAGGCAGAAACCCCCAGACAGGAAAAGAAATCAATATTCCGGCCAGAAATGTTCCCAAATTCGTACCCGGAAAAGCACTTAAAGACGCTGTAAAGTAA
- a CDS encoding PilZ domain-containing protein — translation MEFDVKKIFFPSVGVNLVFNINTDFPISKASIIYDADYKKQTITLAQPSIPVTQNTPFEQLHLTTLVYIKQRRLRIGIRCKPTQFTSNYPMADGTPVKAFVVQYRLPAIETNIRSAFRLLMTNRYAVKGKIVYNKQEYRTPGDFKIKDISFSGLGLVILEKKGQRPSPLSALKVGTKMIMGLALVDRDQPGAKKTVPVQIQVARININYSEIHTLIGLKITNITREDEEVLNLFIHTAQIEELKRISKKR, via the coding sequence ATGGAATTTGACGTCAAAAAAATATTTTTCCCTTCGGTGGGAGTAAATCTGGTATTTAACATAAATACCGATTTTCCCATTTCAAAAGCCTCTATTATTTATGATGCTGATTATAAAAAACAAACCATCACCCTTGCCCAACCAAGTATTCCTGTAACCCAAAACACACCGTTTGAACAGCTTCACCTGACAACGCTTGTTTATATTAAGCAACGCAGGCTCCGGATAGGAATCCGTTGCAAGCCGACCCAGTTTACCAGCAACTATCCCATGGCCGACGGTACCCCGGTAAAAGCATTTGTGGTGCAATACCGGCTACCAGCCATCGAAACTAATATACGGTCCGCATTCAGGCTTCTAATGACCAACAGGTATGCGGTAAAGGGTAAAATAGTCTATAATAAACAGGAATACCGAACACCGGGTGATTTCAAAATAAAGGACATCTCTTTTTCAGGTTTAGGTCTTGTCATACTTGAAAAAAAAGGGCAGCGCCCGTCCCCCTTGTCTGCGCTGAAAGTCGGTACAAAGATGATCATGGGGCTTGCGTTAGTGGATCGTGACCAACCGGGCGCTAAAAAAACTGTACCCGTTCAAATTCAGGTTGCGCGAATAAACATTAATTATTCAGAAATCCATACATTGATCGGCCTGAAGATCACTAACATTACCAGAGAGGATGAAGAGGTGCTAAACCTGTTCATCCACACTGCCCAGATAGAGGAATTAAAACGCATCAGCAAAAAAAGATAA
- a CDS encoding exodeoxyribonuclease I, with the protein MQTLLFYDIETSGLNPAFDQVLTFACIRTDLSLNEIGREDIVIRLRKDIVPSPWAFLTHKLDAQILETGICEYDAALKIHGLLNTPQTISIGYNSLGFDDEFLRFLFYRNLLDPYSHQFANGCSRMDMLPITLIYYLFCAQALSWPVLENGQPTMKLEHLTRQNKFKTSGRAHEAMSDVESVVGLAEAFSKYSRIWSYVQSFFDKNDDLKRMNSLQSSKLSQAYGMDLALMVSVSFGADCNYMAPVVYVGGSVPYKNQSLWIRLDKDRLFDRIDEAFGVYDLITIRKKPGDQLFILPVLDRFWEKLSPGSRTVCIRNLDFIKQNMSGFDKTVSFHQNFKYPQVPDIDPDADLYQSGFFSFQDKKEIAIFHKAEEKNRCQIAQGFQSDRVRMLAQRILVRNFNENPGCAPEFCAHLKCLCGSDPEESIKGYKADVKLTCAKALDELEKIETETMQSFDSGQKDLLKWLKVHIQGQLSFFADAF; encoded by the coding sequence ATGCAAACACTTTTATTCTATGATATCGAAACTTCCGGGCTGAATCCAGCCTTTGACCAGGTACTGACCTTTGCGTGCATTCGCACGGATCTGTCTTTAAATGAGATCGGCAGAGAGGATATTGTCATTCGTCTCAGGAAGGATATCGTCCCCTCTCCATGGGCGTTTCTTACGCACAAACTTGATGCTCAAATACTTGAGACCGGTATCTGTGAATATGATGCAGCCTTGAAAATTCATGGACTTTTGAATACGCCACAGACCATCAGCATAGGGTATAATTCCCTTGGATTTGATGACGAATTTTTACGTTTCCTTTTTTATCGTAATCTATTGGATCCGTATTCGCATCAGTTTGCTAACGGGTGCAGCCGGATGGATATGTTGCCGATTACATTGATATATTATCTTTTCTGTGCCCAGGCGCTTTCCTGGCCTGTGCTTGAAAATGGGCAGCCAACCATGAAACTTGAGCATTTAACCCGGCAAAATAAATTTAAGACTTCGGGTAGGGCTCATGAAGCCATGAGTGATGTTGAATCTGTTGTTGGTCTTGCAGAGGCGTTTTCAAAATACAGCAGAATCTGGTCGTATGTCCAAAGTTTTTTCGACAAGAATGATGATCTTAAACGCATGAACAGTCTTCAGAGTTCGAAATTATCTCAGGCGTACGGAATGGATTTAGCCCTTATGGTATCAGTCTCATTTGGTGCAGACTGCAACTATATGGCCCCAGTGGTTTATGTGGGTGGATCTGTTCCTTATAAAAATCAAAGCCTGTGGATTCGTTTGGATAAGGACAGGTTGTTTGACCGGATAGATGAGGCCTTTGGCGTATATGATCTCATTACAATACGAAAAAAGCCGGGTGATCAATTGTTTATTTTGCCTGTTCTGGATCGTTTTTGGGAAAAACTTTCACCTGGATCGCGTACAGTGTGTATACGGAATCTTGATTTTATAAAACAGAACATGTCCGGTTTTGATAAAACGGTCAGTTTTCATCAGAATTTCAAATATCCCCAGGTGCCTGATATAGATCCCGATGCGGATTTGTATCAGAGCGGGTTCTTTTCATTTCAAGATAAAAAAGAGATCGCGATTTTTCATAAAGCAGAAGAAAAAAACAGATGTCAGATTGCCCAGGGCTTTCAAAGTGACAGGGTGCGGATGCTGGCCCAAAGAATCCTTGTGCGCAATTTCAATGAAAATCCGGGTTGTGCCCCTGAGTTCTGTGCGCATTTAAAATGCCTTTGTGGGAGTGATCCGGAGGAATCTATCAAAGGGTACAAGGCGGATGTCAAATTGACCTGTGCCAAGGCGCTTGACGAGCTTGAAAAAATTGAAACAGAAACAATGCAGTCCTTTGATTCTGGCCAGAAAGATCTTTTAAAGTGGCTTAAAGTCCATATTCAGGGTCAATTATCTTTTTTTGCTGATGCGTTTTAA
- the rpsI gene encoding 30S ribosomal protein S9: protein MESANQFYATGKRKNSVAKVWLMPGTGKIVVNDRALDEYFDIPVNRNVLISPLTLTDKSDAFDIKITVMGGGASGQAGAIRHGVSKALVLSDPDLRGVLKSAGFITRDARQKERKKYGQKGARASFQFSKR from the coding sequence ATGGAAAGTGCAAACCAATTTTACGCAACAGGTAAGCGGAAGAATTCTGTGGCCAAAGTGTGGCTTATGCCTGGTACAGGAAAGATTGTTGTTAATGATAGGGCATTGGATGAGTATTTTGATATCCCGGTAAACAGGAATGTGTTGATTTCTCCTCTTACTCTCACTGATAAAAGCGATGCCTTTGATATTAAAATAACTGTGATGGGCGGTGGGGCTAGCGGTCAGGCAGGCGCAATTCGTCACGGCGTTTCCAAAGCGCTTGTTTTATCCGATCCGGATCTGCGTGGTGTTTTGAAATCTGCAGGTTTTATTACCAGGGACGCTAGACAGAAAGAGCGTAAAAAATACGGTCAAAAGGGAGCAAGAGCAAGCTTCCAGTTCTCAAAGAGATAA
- the rplM gene encoding 50S ribosomal protein L13 translates to MEKYTYSAKRSDNKENWCIIDAKDQVLGRLASQIAYRIRGKHNTLFTPHVDTGDWVIVVNADKVRLTGNKMGQKTYYRHSGYIGGIKSQTAKEMLGKNPENVLKKAVRGMLPKNRLGRKLGKKLFVYAGDQHPHAAQKPQVVEF, encoded by the coding sequence TTGGAAAAATATACATACAGTGCGAAAAGATCTGACAACAAAGAAAACTGGTGCATTATTGATGCAAAAGACCAAGTGCTTGGGCGGCTTGCTTCCCAGATAGCGTATAGAATCCGGGGTAAACATAACACACTTTTCACCCCCCATGTGGACACTGGTGACTGGGTGATTGTTGTCAATGCGGACAAGGTACGTTTGACCGGAAATAAAATGGGACAGAAAACCTATTACCGTCATTCTGGTTATATCGGGGGAATTAAATCCCAGACGGCTAAAGAGATGCTTGGGAAAAACCCCGAAAATGTTTTAAAAAAGGCTGTTCGCGGGATGCTTCCAAAAAACAGACTGGGCCGTAAACTTGGGAAAAAGTTATTTGTTTATGCAGGCGATCAGCATCCCCACGCTGCCCAGAAGCCTCAGGTTGTTGAATTCTAA
- a CDS encoding bactofilin family protein: MRKNTKNLSIIDKELKIDGSIESCGKLIIKGEVKGTIDGDVVIIAQDGEVHSTLTKVSSLIIGGSFKGELIASKELIILATGSCAGKVVCQDLIVENGGVLNADISCKTSSKMAPAKKESSFFSKEGGSKQKEEKQIEL, encoded by the coding sequence GTGAGAAAAAATACGAAAAATTTAAGCATCATTGATAAGGAACTCAAGATTGACGGCTCCATAGAAAGTTGTGGAAAACTTATCATCAAAGGAGAGGTAAAGGGCACAATTGATGGAGATGTTGTAATTATTGCCCAGGATGGCGAGGTTCACTCAACTTTGACAAAGGTCTCTAGTCTGATCATTGGTGGCAGCTTTAAAGGAGAGTTGATCGCCTCTAAAGAGTTGATTATTCTGGCCACCGGTTCCTGTGCAGGAAAAGTTGTATGCCAGGACCTGATTGTGGAAAACGGCGGAGTGCTTAATGCGGATATCTCCTGTAAGACATCCAGCAAAATGGCGCCTGCCAAGAAAGAGAGCTCGTTTTTTTCAAAGGAGGGCGGATCAAAGCAGAAAGAGGAAAAACAGATAGAATTATAA
- a CDS encoding L,D-transpeptidase, whose amino-acid sequence MKPTDSNGCVALENKNIIALSDFIHLDATPLIIVEQIDSTSLVNGNFLFVRELSRPLL is encoded by the coding sequence TTGAAACCCACGGATTCAAATGGGTGCGTTGCCCTGGAAAATAAAAATATCATTGCCCTCTCTGATTTCATTCACCTGGACGCCACGCCCTTGATTATTGTTGAACAGATTGATTCTACTTCCTTGGTAAACGGCAATTTTTTATTCGTCAGGGAACTGTCGCGTCCCTTATTATAG
- the ruvB gene encoding Holliday junction branch migration DNA helicase RuvB: MTVDGDILSYSSDKKGVVSEKLKIEDHSQEIVSLRPGCFDDYVGQTAAVETLKIAIQAAKMRGEPLDHILLHGPPGLGKTTVSYIIANEMGKDLTVTSGPTLEKGGDLVGILTNLGEGDILFVDEIHRIPKVVEEFLYPAMEDFAVDFVFDKGIHARSHRYRLKQFVLIGATTRVGLLSAPLRDRFGIFRTLDFYSFEELTVIIQRSAMLLKTRITDDGALELAKRSRGTPRIANRLLKRVRDYAMVRHQGLMTAKGVQEALYLEGIDDLGLTPLDRNYLETIIRFYNGGPVGIEAISATLQEETDTLVDVVEPYLLKIGLALRTSSGRRASENAYRHLNLEKRG, from the coding sequence ATGACGGTTGACGGCGACATTTTAAGCTATAGTTCAGATAAAAAGGGCGTGGTTTCAGAAAAGCTGAAAATCGAAGACCATTCCCAGGAGATTGTTTCCCTTCGTCCCGGGTGCTTTGATGATTATGTGGGACAGACCGCAGCCGTGGAAACACTCAAGATCGCCATCCAGGCGGCAAAAATGCGAGGGGAACCTTTAGATCATATTTTGTTGCACGGCCCTCCGGGGCTTGGGAAAACAACGGTGTCCTACATTATTGCAAATGAAATGGGAAAAGATTTGACCGTTACCTCCGGCCCAACCCTGGAAAAAGGTGGAGATCTTGTGGGTATTCTGACCAATCTGGGGGAGGGAGATATCCTCTTTGTTGACGAAATTCATAGGATTCCAAAAGTGGTGGAAGAGTTTCTTTATCCGGCCATGGAGGATTTTGCCGTGGATTTTGTCTTTGACAAGGGAATCCATGCCAGAAGCCACCGGTACCGGCTTAAACAGTTTGTACTCATCGGGGCAACCACCCGGGTGGGACTTTTGTCCGCGCCGTTAAGAGACCGCTTTGGCATATTTCGTACCCTTGATTTTTATTCTTTTGAAGAGTTGACAGTGATTATTCAGCGATCGGCCATGCTTTTGAAGACGCGTATCACAGATGACGGCGCTTTGGAACTTGCTAAAAGATCACGGGGAACCCCTAGAATTGCCAACCGGCTTCTCAAGCGTGTCCGGGATTATGCCATGGTCAGGCATCAGGGACTTATGACGGCGAAGGGCGTTCAGGAGGCCCTGTATTTAGAAGGCATTGATGACCTGGGTCTGACTCCTTTGGATCGCAATTATCTTGAAACGATTATTCGGTTTTACAACGGCGGGCCTGTTGGAATAGAAGCCATTTCAGCGACCCTGCAGGAGGAGACTGATACTTTGGTGGATGTGGTGGAACCCTATTTATTGAAAATCGGCCTTGCGCTGCGCACTTCCAGCGGCAGAAGAGCATCGGAAAATGCGTACCGGCATTTGAATTTAGAAAAAAGAGGGTAA
- the ruvA gene encoding Holliday junction branch migration protein RuvA: MIAYLEGKILSKEADGIILLAGHIGYEILLDTITLSMCMEKSQANETIALYIYYHVTDRQPKPVLIGFLTPDDKDFFQLFITVAAIGPMKAIKALTRPVPQVARAIEDRDTVFLSQLTGIGKRTAEKIVATLNGKVLAFAATQSPEPDPGPTEPTDFLPEEKQLMVSQVTEVLTEQLGHSGSSARRMIKQALEKNPGISSPEDLFDEIYQETR, translated from the coding sequence ATGATCGCATATCTTGAGGGAAAAATTCTTAGTAAAGAGGCGGATGGCATCATCCTGCTGGCTGGCCATATCGGTTATGAGATCCTTTTGGACACCATTACGTTGTCTATGTGCATGGAAAAATCCCAGGCGAATGAAACAATTGCGCTGTATATTTATTATCATGTGACTGATCGGCAACCTAAGCCCGTGCTCATCGGATTTTTGACTCCGGATGATAAGGATTTTTTTCAGTTGTTCATCACCGTGGCCGCCATCGGGCCCATGAAGGCAATAAAGGCGTTGACAAGACCGGTGCCCCAGGTGGCCCGAGCCATTGAAGACCGTGATACGGTCTTTTTGTCACAGTTGACAGGTATCGGAAAAAGAACAGCAGAAAAAATTGTGGCCACCCTTAACGGAAAGGTTTTAGCGTTTGCTGCAACCCAAAGCCCTGAACCGGACCCTGGGCCAACCGAACCAACAGATTTTCTGCCTGAAGAAAAGCAGCTCATGGTCAGTCAGGTGACTGAGGTCCTCACTGAACAGCTTGGGCATTCTGGGTCATCGGCAAGAAGAATGATTAAACAAGCCCTTGAAAAAAATCCAGGCATCAGTTCCCCTGAAGACCTGTTTGACGAAATTTATCAGGAGACCAGATGA
- a CDS encoding crossover junction endodeoxyribonuclease RuvC: MKIIGIDPGLAGTGIGVIEGQGRHIAGYSFGSISTDAGESTPVRLDKIYRKTKSFLLEQQPDLVVIEDIYSLEKYPGSGIMLGKVSGVLILAAFKADVQIREVAVREVKKVISGNGGADKRQVERAVRHLLNHHEPIRPFHASDALGMALTGLFRYGGDWGARI, translated from the coding sequence ATGAAAATCATAGGCATTGATCCCGGCCTTGCCGGAACCGGCATCGGAGTCATTGAGGGACAGGGGCGTCATATTGCAGGATATTCCTTTGGCAGCATCTCCACAGATGCCGGTGAATCCACGCCGGTGAGGCTGGACAAAATTTATCGTAAAACCAAGTCCTTTCTACTTGAACAACAGCCGGATCTGGTTGTTATTGAAGACATTTACTCCCTTGAAAAATATCCGGGATCGGGTATCATGCTGGGCAAAGTCTCAGGGGTGCTGATTTTAGCGGCTTTCAAGGCGGATGTGCAGATTCGCGAGGTGGCTGTCAGGGAAGTTAAAAAGGTGATTTCGGGAAACGGCGGTGCGGATAAGCGTCAGGTGGAACGTGCCGTGCGCCACTTATTAAATCACCATGAGCCCATTCGTCCTTTTCACGCTTCGGATGCGTTGGGAATGGCATTGACCGGGCTTTTCCGATATGGGGGGGATTGGGGGGCAAGGATTTAA